A single Osmerus mordax isolate fOsmMor3 chromosome 7, fOsmMor3.pri, whole genome shotgun sequence DNA region contains:
- the wdr13 gene encoding WD repeat-containing protein 13: protein MAAVWQQVLAVDARYNAYRTPTFPQFRTQYIRRRSQLLRENAKCGFEPGLRRQYLRLRSQLLGLRYGPLSEQSSFRASSVRSSRTTLDRMEDFEEDPRAQGARGHRRSVSRGSYQLQAQMNRAVYDERPPGSLVPTSVAEASRAMAGDTTLSENYAFAGMHHIFDQHVDSAVPRLQFANDDKHLLACCSLDGTLSIMTLSPSPPSVKVTLKGHGGPVTDFAWSLSNDIIVSTSLDGTLRIWNTEDGRCIREVRDPEASELLCCTFQPMNNNLTVVGSSKHLLQVVNISTGKKVKGGSSKLTGRVLSMSFDAPGKILWAGDDRGSIFSFLFDMATGKLTKAKRLVVSEGSSICSISARSWISREARDPSLLVNACVNKLLLYRVVDNEGTLQLKRSFPIQHGSQPLHSIFCPLMSFRQGACVVTGSEDACVYFFDVERNTKAIVNKLQGHGGPVLDVSFNCDESLLASADSTGMVIIWRREQK from the exons ATGGCTGCAGTTTGGCAGCAAGTGTTGGCCGTGGACGCAAG GTACAATGCTTACCGCACGCCTACGTTTCCACAGTTCCGCACGCAATACATCCGTCGGCGCAGCCAGCTTCTCAGAGAAAACGCCAAGTGTGGCTTTGAGCCTGGTCTGCGCAGGCAGTACCTGAGGCTGCGCAGCCAGCTGCTGGGCCTACGCTACGGGCCCCTGTCTGAGCAGAGCAGCTTCAGAGCCAGCAGTGTGCGCAGCTCCCGCACCACACTGGACCGTATGGAG gaCTTTGAGGAGGACCCCCGTGCACAGGGGGCTCGTGGCCACAGGCGTTCTGTCAGCAGAGGCTCCTACCAGCTACAGGCCCAGATGAACAGGGCAGTCTATGATGAGAG GCCTCCAGGCAGCTTGGTTCCCACCTCGGTGGCAGAGGCCAGCCGGGCCATGGCTGGAGACACCACTCTGAGTGAAAATTATGCTTTTGCTGGCATGCATCACATATTTGACCAACATGTGGACTCTGCTG TCCCTCGGCTGCAGTTTGCCAACGATGACAAGCACCTGCTGGCCTGCTGCTCACTGGACGGCACGCTTTCCATCATGACCTTGTCCCCGTCTCCTCCCAGCGTGAAGGTCACTTTGAAAGGCCATGGCGGCCCCGTCACTGACTTCGCCTGGTCCCTCAGTAATGACATAATAGTGTCCACATCTCTGGACGGGACTCTGCGTATCTGGAACACAGAGGACGGCCGGTGCATCAGAGAGGTCCGAGACCCTGAGGCCAGCGAGCTCCTCTGCTGCACCTTCCAGCCCATGAACAACAACCTGACTGTT GTGGGAAGCAGTAAGCACCTGCTGCAGGTGGTCAACATCTCCACTGGAAAGAAGGTTAAGGGTGGGTCCAGTAAACTGACAGGTCGGGTGCTGTCTATGTCCTTTGATGCCCCGGGGAAAATCCTTTGGGCTGGAGATGACAGAGGCAGTATCTTCTCTTTCCTGTTCGACATGGCCACAG GGAAGCTGACCAAGGCCAAGCGTCTGGTGGTGAGTGAGGGCAGCTCCATCTGCAGTATATCAGCCCGCTCATGGATCAGTCGCGAGGCGCGGGACCCCTCTCTGCTCGTGAACGCCTGTGTCAACAAGCTGTTACTCTACAG AGTGGTGGACAACGAGGGCACTCTGCAGCTGAAGAGAAGTTTCCCCATCCAGCATggctcccagcccctccacagCATCTTCTGCCCTCTCATGTCCTTCAGACAGGGTGCCTGTGTCG TGACTGGCAGTGAGGATGCCTGTGTGTACTTCTTTGACGTGGAACGCAACACCAAGGCCATAGTGAACAAGCTGCAGGGCCATGGAGGGCCAGTGCTAGATGTCAGCTTCAACTGTGATGAGAGTCTGCTGGCCTCTGCTGACTCTACAGGCATGGTCATCATTTGGAGGCGTGAGCAGAAGTAG